One genomic region from Candidatus Limnocylindrales bacterium encodes:
- a CDS encoding L,D-transpeptidase, giving the protein MRNHRRLSVVIAISCLVVVTASSAAQKKPAPKAARSETAAIVADQVNSTSQPALPAQPESGAQPATGARKATSPAPAATGAERAAILRAEILLDRARFSPGEMDAKWGQNVETALRGFQSNRGLSVSGQLDEATWAALNADSAPALIEYTVTEADAAGPFHPVPADMMAKAKLKDLGYASAAEALGEKFHSSPQLLAELNPGRSLGRAGEKILVPNVENAPLAHAAKVVVDESDATVSVVDESGKTYAQFPATMGSEHDPLPIGDWKVTVIQQNPKFHYNPDLFWDAKAKDSKATIPPGPNNPVGVVWIDLSKEHYGIHGTPEPSKIGHTESHGCIRLTNWSANALAGAVSPGTPVVLQK; this is encoded by the coding sequence ATGAGAAACCACCGCCGCCTGTCCGTCGTAATCGCTATCTCCTGCCTGGTCGTCGTGACCGCTTCCAGTGCGGCGCAGAAGAAACCGGCACCAAAGGCAGCCAGATCCGAAACAGCTGCGATCGTCGCTGACCAGGTGAACAGCACCTCGCAACCTGCGCTGCCTGCACAGCCGGAGTCGGGTGCACAGCCTGCAACAGGTGCCCGCAAGGCGACATCACCAGCGCCGGCAGCGACCGGCGCCGAGCGCGCGGCAATTCTGCGAGCCGAGATCCTGCTCGATCGCGCGCGCTTCTCACCGGGCGAGATGGATGCCAAGTGGGGGCAGAACGTGGAAACCGCGCTGCGCGGATTCCAGAGCAATCGTGGCCTCAGCGTCAGCGGCCAGCTCGACGAAGCAACCTGGGCCGCTCTGAATGCCGACAGTGCGCCGGCGCTCATCGAATACACTGTAACCGAGGCCGACGCGGCGGGACCGTTTCATCCGGTGCCGGCCGACATGATGGCCAAGGCGAAGCTCAAGGATCTCGGCTATGCGTCGGCAGCCGAAGCGCTCGGCGAGAAGTTTCACTCGAGTCCGCAGCTGCTCGCCGAGCTGAACCCTGGACGTTCTCTCGGTCGTGCCGGCGAGAAGATCCTCGTGCCGAACGTCGAGAATGCGCCGCTCGCGCACGCAGCAAAAGTCGTCGTCGACGAGTCCGATGCCACGGTGTCGGTCGTCGACGAGTCGGGCAAAACCTACGCGCAGTTCCCTGCAACGATGGGCAGTGAGCACGATCCGCTTCCGATCGGCGACTGGAAAGTGACCGTCATCCAGCAGAATCCGAAGTTCCACTACAACCCGGATCTGTTCTGGGATGCGAAGGCCAAAGACAGCAAGGCGACCATTCCTCCCGGCCCGAACAATCCCGTGGGCGTCGTCTGGATCGATCTCTCCAAGGAACACTACGGAATCCACGGAACGCCGGAACCGTCGAAGATCGGGCACACCGAATCGCACGGCTGTATTCGCCTGACGAACTGGAGCGCGAATGCGCTTGCGGGCGCGGTGTCGCCGGGAACTCCGGTCGTGCTCCAGAAGTAA
- a CDS encoding ferritin-like domain-containing protein, producing MEPNRTQESIGAMPQSGADNRMKADKPFLTDVKTLRERARMHIERGAVTEGYKADRETVLRLLNEALATEIVCVLRYKRHYFTATGINAESVAAEFLAHAAEEQAHADQIARRIVQLNGDPNLSPEGLLSRSHSEYVEGESLIEMIKEDLVAERVAIESYTEMIRYLGHDDPTTKRMLEEILAVEEEHADDLQSLLEQMGH from the coding sequence ATGGAACCGAATCGCACGCAGGAAAGCATCGGCGCAATGCCTCAATCGGGCGCCGACAATCGGATGAAAGCCGACAAGCCGTTCCTCACCGACGTGAAAACGCTGCGCGAGCGTGCGCGAATGCACATCGAGCGCGGCGCCGTCACCGAGGGCTACAAGGCCGATCGCGAGACGGTTCTGCGCCTGCTGAACGAAGCGCTCGCAACCGAGATCGTCTGCGTTCTCCGCTATAAACGCCACTATTTCACTGCCACCGGCATCAACGCCGAAAGTGTTGCAGCCGAGTTCCTCGCGCACGCCGCGGAGGAACAGGCGCACGCCGACCAGATCGCGCGCCGGATCGTGCAGCTCAATGGCGATCCCAACCTTTCTCCGGAAGGACTGCTGAGCAGAAGCCACTCGGAATACGTCGAAGGCGAATCCCTGATCGAAATGATCAAGGAAGACCTTGTCGCGGAACGTGTGGCGATCGAGAGCTACACCGAGATGATCCGGTATCTCGGCCACGACGATCCGACGACCAAGCGCATGCTGGAAGAAATTCTTGCCGTCGAAGAAGAGCATGCGGACGATCTGCAGAGTCTGCTCGAGCAGATGGGTCACTGA